Within the Nerophis ophidion isolate RoL-2023_Sa linkage group LG01, RoL_Noph_v1.0, whole genome shotgun sequence genome, the region AACATCGAGGTGGAGTTCTCCTCCTTATACGTTGGCATCAAAACCCTGGAAGAGAAGGTGCAAGGCGACCCAGAGTTGCTGCAGCAGTTGGATCCCTTCCTGCAGGTGAGTCAGCAAAGCCATGACGCCTTTTTGTGGGGGCGTTCCGCCGACTAAGAGCGTTTGTCTTTGACGTCTGCGCTCTCAGAGTTCGGCGCAGACCCTCCAGGACCTGAAGCGGCGGCGCCTGGACCTGCGCAAAGAAGGCAACGCGTTGATCGATTTCTTCTGCGAAGACAAGGACACGTTCAAGCTGGACGAATGCTTCCGCATCTTTCAAGACTTCTGCATCAAGTTCAGGAAGGCCGTCAAGGTCAGTATGTTCAAGTCCTCAATAATATAAGATAATATAGATATTTTGTTAAATCCtataaagtgtttgtactgtaagtaaagTACTTTTCACCAAGGATGTTCCTAATGGGGTATTGTACTCCCGATTTCGATCATTCATGAATGAGATCAACTAATAGCAatactgtcttcttctaatgtatttattacaagctgggtaacatttgcaatggtctggaacaatatggcGCACAAACTACTATAAGAAATGTTGCCAATATTACGCaccgataatgtgtcatgagacatgcaaatataaattaaacaaaCAGAGGACAtaaataaaggaaattaaatgagcttaaatataactaaaaatgagacataatgatgccatccatccgtccattttctaccgcttattccttttgggctcgcggggggcgctggtgcttatctcagctacaatcgggcggaaggcggtgtacaccctggacaagtcgccacctcatcgcagtcataattgtcaaggcgtggactttgggggtttgttttcccggattgcaaaggaaagttggagcgggcaaggcgtgaaggtaaagacatcttttaatatCAACTCTCAAAAAAGGAagaaacgaaaggcgctcacaatggagCTACAAAACCTGGCTATGGAagcaaaacttgcactaaggcaaaactatggtcataaaacaaaacgtgcactatggcatgaataacaaaaaaatttaCTGTGAtcgagacaaggggcatggatcattggcatggaatcATGGGTTTGTAGAAGGTGATAGAAGGTGatatcgccaggctgactacctggcaactgtggcttaaataatactgtggtgattgaaaacaggtgcgtgacatggggacaggtgaaaactaatgggttggcatggaaacaaagcaaacaaggaagtgcaaaaacaggaaacaatggagtcttaagcaaaacggaacataactaaaaaaaaaacacatgttcacaagacatgacacataatgatgcaatatgtagataCAGCTCgccgaaatagcatgttagcatcgatataTTTGCAGTCCTGCActgaccaagtatgcctgataagcactccaacaagtcaatagcatcatacaaagcgcacctttgtgctttcacgcacagcataaaacgtttggtggacaaaatgagacaaacaaggagtggcataaaacacgtctttttgtggcagcgtcggagaaagttatacatgtaaacagacTACGCTGAGTTCAAAGACAGCCAAAATTAGTAgaacaaaacggcactcgccaaatactctcatcagtgaagcatgtttaataataaCGGTGAGATTTCTTTTTAAATTGgagaggtttttgtcatgtttgtcctcctacagaaaccatattaaaacaaaaaatattattttttccctcatttttttccatcttcatacatttttgaaaaagctccaaggaGCCACAAGGGCGACGCTAAAAAGCCACGAGTTGCCGACCCCCAGCATaggcgatcacatactttttcatggTCACTACATATCTACTCATTACGCACaagttgtttgattgtaacgttcaTCTTAGTTGGAGTTTTGACTACCAAATTTTGAGGTGTTgcaatcgccatgtaaaatcgctaattcTAATCAATACATGTACATGGCGTAGCCAGAGTCAattagcgcattttgaaaagtggagccatgCTTTTGAGCGACAAGTGCTTGAGCCGGTGTCGGGTCTACAACCGGACATCACATGCAACAAAGGCATCGAAAAAGGTTActattaaagggctactgaaatgagattttcttatttaaacggggatagcaggtccattctatgtgtcatacttgatcatttcgcgatattgccatatttttgctgaaaggatttagttgagaacatcgacgataaagttcgcaacttttggtcgctaataaaaaagccttgcctgtaccggaagtagcagacgatgtgcgcgtgacgtcaggggttgtaggtctcctcacatcctcacattgtttataatcatagccaccagcattaagagctattcagaccgagaaggcgacgatttccccattaatttgagtgtggATGAAAGATTCGAAAGTtcgagtgaagcactagaaaaaaaagaaaaagaaagaaaaggcgacggctccaggcggtggcagtgggagcgattcagatgttattagacacatttactaggataattctggaaaatcccttatctgcttattgtgttaatagtgttttagtgagattataaagtcatacctgaaagtcggaggtctgcagtgaacgccagtgtctctgagagaagccaatggaggagccaagatcacagctgcctttttgacagctacaggatgaggtcccataatccgctcaagtaagagccgacttaatatcacaattggttgacatttggtagagaaacatgttcgcttgaccgctctgtcttgaagcttcacaacaaacaaagaaacaccggctgtatttcgGTTGctaaatccaccgctttccaccaacagcattcttcttaatagtctccattattaattgaacaaattgcaaaagattcagcaacacagatgtccaaattactgtgtaattatgcgatgaaaagagccgacttttagccgtgagtggtgctaggCTGAAATGTCcgttccaaccaataacgtcacaagcacgcgtcatcatacgcgtcatcattctgcgacgttttcaacaggatacctcgcgagaaatttaaaattgcaatttagtgaactaaaaaggccgtattggcatgtgttgcaatgttaatatttcatcatcgatatataaactatcagactgcgtggtcgctagtagtgggtttcagtaggcctttaagcaccaACGGAATTCAGTCAATATCTACTACACAAAAGTTCtaaattcggtacccatccctacaaaCCACTGACTGATTGGTTGAATCTTGGCTTTattttttcattcttttttttttgcgtaGGACAACGCAGACCGGGATCTGAAGGAGGCTGCGAGGCAGCGGCGGCTGAAGGAGTTGGAGGAAAAGCGCTTTGCGTGGTCGGTAGAGGGCCACAACAGCGTATTCGGTCGGAGCAGCAGCGAGAACGACGTGGATATGCTCACCAAAGAAGGCCTTATGGACTTCTTCCAGCAGAGGTCCAAGAGTCCACAGAGTCCACTGGGACGTTCGTCCAGCGCTCGGCGCCATCGCCACACCATGACTTCCATCGCCGACCGCGAACTCCAAGGATACCTCGAGCTGTTCGGAGGCTCTGCCGACTATTCCAAATTTAGCAGCCTACCTCGGTCCGGCCGCACCCTCCAGCGGAAGACAACCCCTTGGATTTTAGGCCAAGGCGACGACCGAGAGCTGGACTATAACCGAGAACTGACGTCATCACGTGCAAACACAGACCCTCTCAGTCCACTCGCCAGGTTTTCCTCTTCCGGGCTAAACCCTGATGAGGACCGATACAACAACAATAGCTACTGTGTGTCGGAGGGCAGCATTCCGCCTGCTGCGCTTGCCGACTTTCCCAACCCACCCATTAGAGGACACATGAACGTAAGCGTCGAGAAACATACTTTAGTTCCAGGTCCTCAAGCTTTTAGCCTCCCCAGTCCAAACAATAACAGCCATCACATGCATTTTGTCAATGTAGAGGTCACTGATCTGGAAAAAGATGAGCGTCTTCTTTCTGGCGGCCTGGTTCTGGATAAATGTCCCGGAGGTTCAGAAGGGGTAGAACCCAAGGGAGAGTTGAGAGATGTGGATTGCAATCAGGAAGAGAACAGCACCGTTTCATCCACAACCTGTGACACCCCTCTACCGTTAGACACCCCCTTGTCCAATAGAAAGCCGCCGTTTAACATCCTCGACTGCACGGAAGCAGACTGCTCTGTCACGCTGGATTACTCCGAGGTTGAAAGCTCATCGCTCTCAAAAGAAGGACTTCAAGTCAGAACGGAGGACTGCTGCGAAGACCAGGAGAACCCTCACCATCTGAGTTTTTTGGTTTCACACAATGAGCTCTCTGTGCCACGGTCTGTGGACGCCGCCTCCGCGACGCCGCCCGAGTGGGAAACCGAAAGCAGTGACACCGCCGTAGCAAAGCAAGGCAGGATGAAAGACCCTCAGGCAGGCGGCAGGAAACCGATGCGTACAAACAGCAAAGGCAGAAAGTGTTCCAGCGGTTCTGGTGTGCGAACCTTGACGAGTAGCGAGAGCCAGGGCCTTCGGAAAGTGGTGCCCATCAGCAGGCTAACCAGGACCGGCAGCAAAAAGCAAGCAGACGGTGAAGAGTTACGCCGGCCTCTCCGCGAACAAAGCACGCCTCCGAGAGGACGGAGCGAAAAGACCGCCAGACCTCATCGACACTCCAGTCTGCCTCCTGATGAGTCGAAATCTCAGAAGGGAGGCGGCCCTGCCGGTAGCATCTCCAGATGTCCGTGCGATCCTAACCAGAGGAAAACCTCGTTCAGCAAGCCTAGCGCCAAGCCCCTTAGAAACATCCAGAAGCCTGCACATGAGGAGAAGATGTGCCGATCCACCATGAGGGCCTTGGCGCAGGCTCAAGCCCAGGGCGGTGCTTCCTCGGAAAACAGCAGCTCTCAAGCGCCGGCCCCCAAGACATCACCTGAGATCCCGAGCTTCGCGCGGAACACCGTGGCGTCGTCTTCCAGGACCAAGAAGGACCCGGGCGCCCAGTCGGTCCCTTCTACTCCTTCTCACGTCCCCTCCTTCCTGAACCGGCCAGCCTCTGTCAGGCAGACCAGGTTAGGCCATACGGCTCATAGCAGCGAGGAGCGGCCCCAAGGGACAACCCTGCGGCGGGTCAACAGCGTCAGGGCGGAGAGTCGCAGCAGCCACCGCAGCCAGACTCCGCCTCCCGCACGAGAGAACAATAGCTTTTCGGACAAGTCTCGAGACGTGGTGACACCCAGCAGGAGTGCGAAGCCCAGCTGGAAGTAACACAAAAGATGTTCTCTCCCGTAAAAAGACAACAATGAGAGCTATCTCCGGGTCCGAAGAGGATCCTCTAGTAGTTGACTTCAGGACTGTGAATTCTGTGTCTCTGTATTCAGTGAAGCTATGCTGTGTCCAAGTCTTTAACCAAATCGACAAATGGCGAGTCGGTGATTAGCACCGGATCCCTTTTTGCCTGCTTAGTCGTTCAACTGGAGGATTTCCACCGCAGGAATTTGCAAGCGTTATTAGAGGATGTCACTTGGGATGCTTACACGGAGTTAACCTTTGAAGACGCAAACGCATTCAAAAACAAAGCCAACAATGTTTCCATCTAAAACTCGATAACGATCGACCGGTACACAGTTTAACGTCGTACGACAATAACATTTCTGACAGCTATTTCACATTTCAATGATGGTAATTATCGTATTGACCGCGCTACGTCATTTATTTTTCCTATCACGAAAAACACGGCAACTAAATTTGTAACGATTTTCGCACAAATCTGTAGAGCTTTTTGGTGTCTACGTGAAAGTGTTCAATAACAACACGGTCGTCTGGGAAAACGGAGTTTCGAATTTACCGACAAACTGAAATATTGATATGGCAATATATCGCAATACTTTTTGTGACAATATTAAATCGATTTTCTAATgtcttttcataatttttttaatagtttttaaaaacatatacgtatatatacatatatatatatatatatatatatatatacatatatagtcgaGGTTACTGTGGTCAATACCGGGTTAGAGCGTAATATACGTTAGctcagtaaaaaacaaaaaggctATTTCAACCCTATcaaccctacaagcctgtttcgcaggtttccctgctctttcgCCTGCTCTTCAGGGGTCCCCTGAAAAACAGGCGAAACTGGCTTGTAGGAATGAAATAGCCTGTTATTccctatgtgtatgtatgtatatatatgtgtatatatgtatatatatatatgtgtgtatgtacgtatatatatgtgtgtatataatatgtgtgtttatatttatatatatgtgtatatatgtatgtatatgtgtatgtaaatatatatgtgtatatatatataatatgtgtgtttatatgtacatatatgtgtatatatgtatgtatatgtgtgtatatatatatatatgtatatacatatatgtacatgtgtatgtatatatatacacacacacatatgtatgtgtgtgtatgtatatatatatgtatatatatacatatatatatacacacacatatatacatacatatatatgtttgtatgtatctatatatatgtatatatacatatatatacacacacatatatacacatatacatatatacatacatatatatgtgtgtgtatgtatatatatatgtatatatacatatatatacacacatatatacacatatatatacatatatatatatatatatatatatatataaatatacacacacatatatacacacacacatatatacgtatgtataaacAGAAATGCTGGCTATCAAATTTATAGCCCGGGCTTTTAGTTCGATAGCTAGCGTGCTCGTCCCTCATGCCGGCGACCCAGGTTTGATTCCCAAGCGGAACAGAAAAGCAGGCACTCAACCATGTGGGTTACAGTTGCAATATAATGCATCACATCGTGAC harbors:
- the fhdc1 gene encoding FH2 domain-containing protein 1, with amino-acid sequence MLVMSSPSSANESCSSVGSGCTTSDLSSTTGRLVPPPLPPPPPPPAAPPPPAQVSTSGKKKRRVRSFFWKPIPEEKVRGKPNIWTMSVRQQQYQIDVRSVEELFGQQEEAVVGGRGAATAGIATRVSRSRSFKESSREEISILDSKRGMNVGIFLKQFKKSNRSIVEDIRRGDGKLYGAELLKDLLKLLPDADEIKKLQAFKGDPDKLTLVDSFMYLLIQVPRLEVRIEAMVLSEEFVPSCAVMSHEIRVVRLATQELMSCEELHAILHLVLQAGNIMNAGGYAGNAVGFKLSSLLSLADTKANKPGMNLLHFVAMEAKKKDEKLLKFPEKLVDVQSAARISVENIEVEFSSLYVGIKTLEEKVQGDPELLQQLDPFLQSSAQTLQDLKRRRLDLRKEGNALIDFFCEDKDTFKLDECFRIFQDFCIKFRKAVKDNADRDLKEAARQRRLKELEEKRFAWSVEGHNSVFGRSSSENDVDMLTKEGLMDFFQQRSKSPQSPLGRSSSARRHRHTMTSIADRELQGYLELFGGSADYSKFSSLPRSGRTLQRKTTPWILGQGDDRELDYNRELTSSRANTDPLSPLARFSSSGLNPDEDRYNNNSYCVSEGSIPPAALADFPNPPIRGHMNVSVEKHTLVPGPQAFSLPSPNNNSHHMHFVNVEVTDLEKDERLLSGGLVLDKCPGGSEGVEPKGELRDVDCNQEENSTVSSTTCDTPLPLDTPLSNRKPPFNILDCTEADCSVTLDYSEVESSSLSKEGLQVRTEDCCEDQENPHHLSFLVSHNELSVPRSVDAASATPPEWETESSDTAVAKQGRMKDPQAGGRKPMRTNSKGRKCSSGSGVRTLTSSESQGLRKVVPISRLTRTGSKKQADGEELRRPLREQSTPPRGRSEKTARPHRHSSLPPDESKSQKGGGPAGSISRCPCDPNQRKTSFSKPSAKPLRNIQKPAHEEKMCRSTMRALAQAQAQGGASSENSSSQAPAPKTSPEIPSFARNTVASSSRTKKDPGAQSVPSTPSHVPSFLNRPASVRQTRLGHTAHSSEERPQGTTLRRVNSVRAESRSSHRSQTPPPARENNSFSDKSRDVVTPSRSAKPSWK